In Eupeodes corollae chromosome 3, idEupCoro1.1, whole genome shotgun sequence, a single genomic region encodes these proteins:
- the LOC129952365 gene encoding breast cancer anti-estrogen resistance protein 3 homolog, with the protein MDDMDPNSTSSEAQEAIALKKALEWELSLDSRDLRSHAWYHGPLPRQRAEEIVQKDGDFLIRDCASQPDNYVLSCKTKASVLHFVINKILLQPETVYERVQYQFEEDAFDAVPDLITFYVGSGKPISAASGARIQYPCNRTYPLSFYGHKIVGNQLHTQMLAGIRGGSPLSSPSLTSPGFRFTPYNQQNNSYKSPMSSPPRTKRDTPPRLPSKKQRSQSLTPSQSSAVSSIKSVETCSSADGVIQQNETSTQKSTTDLRRLKNGDKSSSVEGIPPQPVGNHCNGFQTIARSTISETVEHVKFTTHSLPRPSVGSLRFASMKSQSLNRDSGENSLSPCIESKNLPEVSEKAPSPPPKPIRPPALPKKEKDLHEQLPFNRVGSYHASGSDSGNGSGDSVQSSTPGDVSESNQHRGVIIKNPRFLPNSVSSVTLKSLTEFDVAEAEEELSTMECPTIESVSKFDVENFSTLLLPSCENNPLDGDALSTFKMMLLESGPKILAEHITRIDINLIIDKVVEVEDSDANILQCCGLELLTLPHGTTFRNDLLERTQCMKLMVAVTILTCQTDLDRAEILSKWIQVAVDTKTALGNLFGFSAIMLGLCMPQIQRLDNAWHILRQKFTDSAFTFEAKLRPTLKNMNECSNPQAPNTTVPHVLLYILLRDRIIENMINSAATEKSSLVTSCITPWETKADDFGMAIYFLHLDSARGFLRNLSLFRKNSKTVMDESNSRLDELLSDAFRTEFHIKFLWGSKGALATPEDRHSKLEKVLALMADKFCNADNISTAP; encoded by the exons atggaTGATATGGACCCAAATTCGACCTCAAGCGAAGCTCAAGAGGCAATTGCTCTGAAAAAGGCCTTGGAATGGGAATTAAGTTTGGACTCAAGAGACTTAAGATCACATGCGTGGTATCATGGACCTTTGCCAAGGCAGCGAGCAGAGGAGATTGTTCAAAAAGACGGTGACTTTTTGATAAGAGACTGTGCTTCACAGCCAGATAATTATGTTTTATCATGCAAGACAAAGGCGTCTGTTTTACATTTTGTCATAAATAAG ATACTTTTGCAACCCGAAACCGTTTATGAGCGAGTTCAGTACCAGTTCGAAGAAGATGCATTTGATGCTGTTCCCGATCTAATCACATTTTATGTGGGGtcag gTAAACCCATATCAGCAGCCTCCGGCGCTCGCATCCAATATCCTTGCAACAGAACATATCCCCTTTCATTCTACGGCCACAAAATTGTCGGCAATCAGCTGCATACTCAAATGTTGGCTGGTATTCGAGGGGGGAGTCCTCTCAGTTCACCATCGCTTACTAGTCCTGGATTTCGGTTTACTCCGTATAATCAACAAAACAATAGTTACAAAAGTCCAATGTCTTCTCCACCTAGGACAAAACGTGATACCCCACCAAGACTTCCATCAAAAAAACAACGCTCGCAATCTCTCACGCCATCTCAATCTTCTGCCGTCTCTAGTATTAAAAGCGTAGAAACTTGTTCAAGTGCAGATGGAGTTATTCAGCAAAATGAGACTTCTACTCAAAAGTCAACAACTGACTTGAGGCGATTGAAAAACGGCGATAAATCTTCAAGTGTTGAAGGGATACCACCTCAACCGGTGGGCAATCATTGTAATGGATTTCAAACGATTGCTAGATCAACAATTAGTGAGACTGTTGAACATGTCAAATTTACTACCCACTCACTGCCACGCCCGAGTGTTGGAAGTCTGCGATTCGCTTCAATGAAGAGTCAGAGTTTAAACCGTGATTCAGGTGAAAACTCTCTCAGTCCCTGCATTGAGAGTAAAAATCTGCCAGAAGTTTCCGAAAAAGCACCTAGTCCTCCACCAAAGCCAATAAGACCTCCTGCACTACCAAAAAAAGAGAAGGACTTACACGAACAACTTCCTTTTAACAGAGTGGGTTCATACCACGCAAGTGGATCAGATTCTGGAAATGGATCGGGCGATTCTGTGCAGAGTTCAACTCCTGGCGACGTCAGCGAATCAAATCAACACCGTggtgttattattaaaaatcctCGTTTTCTGCCTAACTCAGTTTCTTCGGTTACTTTGAAAAGCTTGACTGAATTTGACGTAGCCGAAGCAGAAGAAGAGCTCTCAACAATGGAATGTCCAACGATTGAATCG GTCTCGAAATTTGATGTTGAAAACTTCAGTACGCTTCTATTGCCTTCATGTGAAAATAATCCGCTCGATGGTGATGCTCTGTCTACATTTAAAATGATGCTTCTTGAATCTGGCCCTAAAATTCTTGCCGAGCATATTACCCGTATTgacataaatttaataattgacaAAGTTGTAGAAGTTGAAGATAGCGATGCAAACATACTCCAATGTTGTGGCCTTGAGCTGCTTACATTGCCGCATGGGACAACATTTCGAAATGATCTTCTAGAAAGAACTCAGTGTATGAAACTGATGGTGGCCGTGACGATTCTTACTTGTCAAACCGATCTAGATCGAGCTGAAATCCTAAGCAAGTGGATACAAGTCGCCGTGGATACAAAGACCGCACTTGGAAATCTTTTTGGTTTTAGCGCTATTATGTTGGGATTGTGTATGCCACAG ATTCAGCGCCTTGACAATGCATGGCATATCTTGCGGCAGAAATTTACTGACAGTGCATTCACATTTGAAGCTAAACTGAGGCCAACTTTGAAGAACATGAATGAATGCTCAAATCCCCAAGCCCCAAATACAACAGTTCCTCACGTGCTTTTGTACATTTTACTTAGGGATAGAATAATCGAGAACATGATAAACTCTGCGGCAACGGAGAAATCTTCCCTAGTAACTTCTTGTATTACACCTTGGGAGACAAAAGCAGATGATTTTGGGATGGCAATCTATTTTTTACATCTCGATTCAGCTCGTGGATTTTTAAGGAATCTTTCACTTTTTAGAAAGAACTCAAAGACAGTTATGGACGAATCGAATTCAAGATTAGACGAACTCTTGAGTGATGCGTTTAG GACtgaatttcatattaaattctTATGGGGTAGTAAAGGTGCCTTGGCAACACCTGAAGATCGGCACTCCAAGCTGGAGAAGGTGCTCGCATTAATGGCAGACAAATTTTGTAATGCTGACAATATATCTACAGCACcctaa